The following proteins are encoded in a genomic region of Montipora foliosa isolate CH-2021 chromosome 8, ASM3666993v2, whole genome shotgun sequence:
- the LOC137967461 gene encoding uncharacterized protein has product MENSDSCSAEKDYLRYRPVAGTSQSAFNLNPSIAETSRRSNQTQSRMADSPLVQNVFNMSKSSLEVKLEEKGKQIERKSGTDKQVGRLRFKGNQKQFEHNAKLDSVLDRIREEADGSNVAAVESLTSIRASASGATDSATGQGIAVMHGSAKVLADPIMPAWPTCLDLPTNATPDKIQDSESSSEGYEELVQVLRDNDACEFDDSSKFEVQVKGNLQSLTCLAFLMPVQLVVAQLSLLICNAFVISFGIPARPPEVRLGGNSLP; this is encoded by the exons ATGGAGAACAGCGACAGTTGCTCGGCCGAGAAGGATTATCTACGCTATCGGCCAGTTGCTGGTACCAGCCAATCTGCATTTAATCTTAACCCATCGATCGCGGAAACCTCCAGAAGGTCAAACCAAACGCAGTCACGCATGGCAGACTCGCCGCTTGTGCAAAATGTGTTCAATATGTCCAAGAGCTCCTTAGAGgtcaaacttgaagaaaaaggcaaacagATCGAGAGAAAATCAGGGACTGACAAGCAAGTCGGTCGACTCCGATTCAAGGGAAACCAAAAGCAGTTTGAGCACAACGCCAAGCTTGATTCTGTCCTTGACAGAATTAGAGAGGAGGCTGATGGTTCCAATGTTGCG GCCGTAGAGAGTCTAACTTCGATCAGAGCAAGTGCTTCCGGTGCCACAGACTCGGCCACTGGGCAAGGGATTGCTGTTATGCATGGCTCAGCCAAGGTGTTGGCGGATCCAATAATGCCAGCATGGCCGACATGCCTGGATTTACCTACAAATGCCACACCGGATAAAATCCAGGACAGTGAGTCATCTTCTGAAGGTTACGAAGAATTAGTTCAGGTACTGCGGGATAATGACGCGTGCGAATTTGACGATAGTAGCAAGTTTGAGGTACAGGTTAAAGGAAATTTGC aaaGCCTCACGTGTTTGGCTTTTCTGATGCCAGTGCAACTGGTTGTGGCGCAGTTATCTCTCTTGATTTGCAACGCGTTTGTCATAAGCTTTGGGATTCCAGCAAGGCCTCCAGAAGTTCGACTTGGAGGGAACTCCCTGCCATAA